A section of the Devosia rhizoryzae genome encodes:
- a CDS encoding arginyltransferase has product MTDQTPETTQLFLTAAMPCPYLPGKMERKLFTHLSGRRASMLHQLLSDNGFRRSQNLIYRPACEGCNACQSVRIIAGEFEPNKRFRRVLRNNSDIGVSVQPAVVTAEQYELFKRYLDARHYGGGMTQMSYQDYEYMVEDTPVHSVLVEYRLTDLPDQPLVAVALTDVLPDGLSMVYSFYDPDLAHRSMGTYLILDHIHQVRSAALDYVYLGYWVKDSPKMAYKADYQPLEVQRGSLGWARL; this is encoded by the coding sequence ATGACCGACCAGACACCGGAAACTACCCAGCTCTTTTTGACGGCGGCCATGCCCTGCCCCTACCTGCCGGGCAAGATGGAGCGGAAGCTTTTCACCCATCTCAGCGGCCGGCGCGCATCCATGCTGCATCAGCTGTTGAGCGACAACGGTTTCCGCCGCAGCCAGAACCTGATCTACCGTCCGGCCTGCGAAGGCTGCAATGCCTGCCAATCGGTGCGGATCATTGCGGGCGAGTTCGAGCCGAACAAACGCTTCCGGCGCGTGCTTCGCAACAATTCCGACATCGGCGTTTCGGTGCAGCCGGCGGTCGTCACCGCCGAGCAATACGAGCTCTTCAAACGCTATCTCGATGCCCGCCACTATGGCGGCGGCATGACGCAGATGAGCTATCAGGACTATGAGTACATGGTCGAGGATACGCCCGTGCATTCCGTGCTGGTGGAATATCGGCTCACCGACCTGCCCGACCAGCCGTTGGTCGCCGTGGCGCTGACCGATGTGCTGCCCGATGGGCTTTCGATGGTTTATTCCTTCTACGACCCAGACCTCGCCCATCGCAGCATGGGGACATACCTGATCCTCGACCACATCCATCAGGTGCGGTCGGCGGCTCTGGACTATGTCTATCTCGGCTATTGGGTGAAGGATTCGCCCAAGATGGCGTACAAGGCGGACTATCAGCCGCTCGAAGTGCAGCGCGGGTCGCTGGGCTGGGCGCGGCTGTAG
- a CDS encoding Dabb family protein has protein sequence MIRHCVFVRFRADVLETERNEIYADLAALKTVVDGFLAISYGANVSPEGLHQEFRDGFTMDFVDEAARDAYLVHPAHKAAGSRLVAALEGGRDGLIVFDLVV, from the coding sequence ATGATCCGCCACTGCGTCTTCGTCCGCTTCCGTGCCGATGTTCTCGAGACCGAGCGCAACGAGATCTACGCCGATCTCGCAGCCCTCAAGACGGTAGTCGATGGCTTCCTTGCCATCAGCTACGGCGCCAATGTTTCACCCGAAGGCCTGCATCAGGAATTTCGCGATGGCTTCACCATGGACTTCGTCGACGAAGCCGCCCGCGACGCCTACCTCGTTCATCCCGCGCATAAGGCGGCTGGCTCGCGCTTGGTCGCCGCGCTGGAAGGCGGTCGCGACGGTCTGATCGTGTTCGATTTGGTTGTCTGA
- a CDS encoding RDD family protein yields MRDNFSIMTQELADRPYLPDPATAPELFDGLLTRRVTAYLIDVVLIGALSLIFGIAGLIFGLLTFGLGLFAMVFVVPAALIVYYGVTLGSPRRATVGMQVMDIVLTPTRGQPLDGWMAIFHAALFWLTFWISWPITILFALFTPRRQMIHDLIMGTLMVRRSPMVRRWQRRG; encoded by the coding sequence ATGCGTGACAATTTCTCCATCATGACCCAGGAACTTGCCGACCGCCCTTATCTGCCCGACCCTGCCACGGCGCCGGAACTGTTTGACGGCCTGCTGACGCGGCGGGTCACCGCATACCTCATCGATGTGGTGCTGATCGGTGCGCTGTCGCTTATTTTTGGGATCGCTGGCCTGATCTTTGGCCTTCTGACCTTCGGGCTCGGGCTCTTTGCCATGGTGTTCGTCGTGCCGGCGGCATTGATCGTCTATTATGGCGTGACGCTCGGCTCCCCACGCCGCGCCACGGTGGGCATGCAGGTCATGGATATCGTCCTCACGCCCACGCGCGGCCAGCCATTGGATGGCTGGATGGCGATCTTCCATGCCGCGCTGTTCTGGCTGACCTTCTGGATCTCCTGGCCGATCACCATTCTGTTCGCCCTGTTCACGCCGCGCCGGCAGATGATCCATGACCTGATCATGGGCACGCTGATGGTGCGCCGATCGCCGATGGTTCGGCGGTGGCAGCGGCGCGGGTGA